One genomic segment of Cystobacter fuscus DSM 2262 includes these proteins:
- a CDS encoding class II glutamine amidotransferase encodes MCRLFGFRSAIPAAVHPSLVTEKNSLLRQSREHKDGWGIAAYEAGDNPSVAHGLGPAHCDPDFERVSSRVSSRTVVAHIRLASVGQVERRNAHPFTHGRWCFVHNGTVRNFARHQAAVEALIREDLLALIQGATDTERCFYLFLTRLAEQGQDFESPACVEKVARALAETMSLVSGITDEPGQDGSSMNFLLTNGDVMLATRRNRSLFLSDTAPETGRCPHREYVGAPKPGDRLEQFVLASERLSGEDHWHEVAEDSVIGVDSGLVFHQWKVRDLDPRH; translated from the coding sequence ATGTGCCGCCTCTTCGGTTTTCGATCCGCCATTCCCGCCGCCGTTCATCCTTCCCTGGTCACGGAGAAGAATTCCCTCCTGCGTCAGTCGCGGGAGCACAAGGATGGATGGGGTATCGCCGCCTATGAAGCGGGAGACAATCCATCCGTCGCGCACGGACTCGGTCCGGCGCACTGCGACCCGGACTTCGAGCGGGTCAGCAGCCGGGTGTCTTCGCGTACGGTGGTCGCGCACATCCGCCTGGCGTCCGTGGGCCAGGTGGAGAGGCGCAACGCCCACCCCTTCACCCATGGCCGGTGGTGCTTCGTGCACAACGGCACGGTGAGGAACTTCGCCCGGCACCAGGCGGCCGTGGAGGCGCTCATCCGCGAGGATCTGCTCGCCCTCATCCAGGGCGCCACGGACACCGAGCGCTGCTTCTACCTCTTCCTCACCCGCCTGGCCGAGCAGGGGCAGGACTTCGAGTCCCCGGCGTGCGTGGAGAAGGTGGCCCGGGCGCTGGCGGAGACGATGAGCCTGGTGTCGGGCATCACGGATGAGCCCGGGCAGGACGGCTCGTCCATGAACTTCCTGCTGACCAACGGGGACGTGATGTTGGCCACGCGGCGCAACCGCTCGCTCTTCCTGTCGGACACCGCCCCCGAGACGGGCCGCTGCCCCCACCGCGAGTACGTGGGGGCGCCCAAGCCGGGGGATCGGCTGGAGCAGTTCGTGCTCGCCAGTGAGCGGTTGTCGGGCGAGGACCACTGGCACGAGGTGGCGGAGGACAGCGTCATCGGCGTGGACAGCGGCCTCGTGTTCCACCAGTGGAAGGTGCGGGACCTGGACCCGCGGCACTGA
- the hutI gene encoding imidazolonepropionase: METLELLIRNTSEVLTVEGSPQEPAERALTPHPHACVGVRRGKIWYVGSEGALPPGAVGPSTRVLDAHGQFVGPGFVDPHTHAVFAGERAAEFDLRCQGASYLQIAQAGGGIANTVRATRFASEEDLIRLALPRLQLMLEYGITTAEVKSGYGLSLQDELKMLRVVQRLSTLQPVELIPTLMCAHAVPEEYREWRESYLDLCIQEIIPAVAEQGLARFCDVFVEQGAFTHAEARRLLLAARKRGLQLRLHVDQLSASGGAELAAELGAATADHLEQVSDAGIQALAAAGVSAVLVPTATLFLRVRPYAPGRKLRDAGVNVALGTNLNPGSAMSENLPLALGLACLENGLTAAEAYWAATRGAALALGLSSEGRIAVGDPANLVIFSCSNYRHLPYHLGINHARIVIKGGHVVVEQERALCA, from the coding sequence ATGGAAACCCTGGAGCTGCTCATCCGCAACACCTCCGAGGTGCTCACCGTGGAGGGCTCCCCCCAGGAGCCCGCCGAGCGCGCCCTCACCCCGCATCCCCACGCCTGCGTCGGCGTGCGCCGCGGGAAGATCTGGTACGTGGGCTCCGAGGGCGCCCTGCCCCCGGGCGCGGTAGGCCCCTCCACCCGGGTGCTGGACGCCCATGGCCAGTTCGTGGGCCCGGGCTTCGTGGACCCCCACACCCATGCCGTCTTCGCCGGCGAGCGCGCGGCGGAGTTCGATCTGCGCTGCCAGGGCGCCTCCTACCTGCAGATCGCCCAGGCCGGCGGCGGCATCGCCAACACCGTGCGCGCCACCCGCTTCGCCAGCGAGGAGGATCTCATCCGGCTCGCCCTGCCCCGGCTCCAGTTGATGCTCGAGTACGGCATCACCACCGCCGAGGTGAAGAGCGGCTATGGCCTGTCGCTCCAGGACGAGCTGAAGATGCTCCGGGTGGTGCAGCGGCTGTCCACGCTCCAGCCCGTGGAGCTCATCCCCACCCTCATGTGCGCACACGCGGTGCCGGAGGAGTACCGCGAGTGGCGCGAGTCCTACCTCGACTTGTGCATCCAGGAGATCATCCCCGCGGTGGCCGAGCAGGGCCTGGCGCGCTTCTGCGACGTGTTCGTCGAGCAGGGAGCCTTCACGCACGCCGAGGCGCGCCGCCTGCTGCTGGCGGCCCGGAAGCGAGGGTTGCAGCTACGGCTGCACGTGGATCAGCTCAGCGCCTCGGGAGGCGCGGAGCTGGCGGCCGAGCTGGGCGCGGCCACCGCGGACCACCTGGAGCAGGTGAGCGACGCGGGCATCCAGGCCCTCGCGGCCGCGGGGGTGTCGGCCGTGCTCGTGCCCACCGCCACCCTCTTCCTGCGGGTGCGCCCCTATGCCCCCGGGCGCAAGCTGCGCGACGCGGGCGTCAACGTGGCGCTCGGCACCAACCTCAACCCCGGCTCGGCCATGAGCGAGAACCTTCCCCTCGCCCTGGGGCTCGCCTGCCTGGAGAACGGGCTGACGGCCGCCGAGGCCTATTGGGCCGCCACCCGGGGGGCCGCGCTCGCGCTTGGTTTGAGTTCCGAAGGACGGATCGCCGTGGGCGACCCCGCCAATCTTGTCATATTTTCGTGTTCAAACTATCGCCACCTTCCCTATCACCTGGGAATCAATCACGCACGGATAGTGATCAAGGGAGGCCATGTCGTGGTAGAACAGGAAAGAGCCCTTTGTGCATGA
- the hutU gene encoding urocanate hydratase has protein sequence MSRTIRAPRGTTLSCKGWVQEAALRMLMNNLDPDVAERPEDLVVYGGIGKAARDWPSFDRIVASLQRLTDEETLLVQSGKPVGILRTHPDAPRVLIANSNLVGNWANWDHFFELEKKGLMMYGQMTAGSWIYIGTQGILQGTYETFAQAGRVHFGSDDLSGRLVLSGGLGGMGGAQPLAATMNNAVFLGVEIDPTRARRRVETRYLDVVAKDLDEALALVKEAQGKRQGRSIAVIGNAAQVFRELYRRGLKPDLVTDQTSAHDPLNGYIPADLSLEAAAELRQRDPQGYVERARQSMAVQVQAMLDFARAGSHVFDYGNNIRAQAQLAGLDNAFDFPGFVPAYIRPLFCEGMGPFRWVALSGDPEDIRRTDEAVLELFPEKASLRRWLTLARERVAFQGLPARICWLGYGERARAGLRFNEMVRKGELKAPIVIGRDHLDCGSVASPNRETEAMKDGTDAVADWPILNALVNAVNGASWVSFHHGGGVGMGYSLHAGQVIVADGTPEAARRIERVLTSDPAMGVLRHADAGYSEAHETARTRGVRIPGLTE, from the coding sequence ATGTCCCGCACCATTCGTGCCCCCCGTGGCACTACCCTGTCCTGCAAGGGCTGGGTCCAGGAAGCCGCCCTCCGCATGCTGATGAACAACCTGGATCCCGACGTGGCCGAGCGCCCCGAGGATCTCGTCGTCTACGGCGGCATCGGCAAGGCCGCGCGCGACTGGCCCTCGTTCGACCGCATCGTCGCGAGCCTCCAGCGCCTCACCGACGAGGAGACCCTGCTCGTCCAGTCCGGCAAGCCCGTGGGCATCCTGCGCACCCACCCCGACGCCCCCCGCGTCCTCATCGCCAACTCCAACCTCGTGGGCAACTGGGCCAACTGGGACCACTTCTTCGAGCTCGAGAAGAAGGGGCTGATGATGTACGGCCAGATGACGGCCGGCTCGTGGATCTACATCGGCACCCAGGGCATCCTCCAGGGCACCTACGAGACCTTCGCCCAGGCCGGCCGCGTCCACTTCGGCTCGGATGACCTGTCCGGCCGGCTCGTGCTCTCCGGCGGCCTCGGCGGCATGGGCGGCGCCCAGCCCCTGGCCGCCACCATGAACAACGCCGTCTTCCTCGGCGTGGAGATCGATCCCACGCGCGCCCGGCGCCGCGTGGAGACGCGCTACCTCGACGTCGTCGCCAAGGATCTCGACGAGGCGCTCGCGCTGGTGAAGGAGGCCCAGGGCAAGCGCCAGGGCCGCTCCATCGCCGTCATCGGCAACGCCGCCCAGGTGTTCCGCGAGCTGTACCGGCGGGGGCTCAAGCCGGACCTGGTGACGGACCAGACGAGCGCGCATGATCCGCTCAACGGCTACATCCCCGCGGACCTGTCGCTCGAGGCCGCCGCCGAGCTGCGCCAGCGCGACCCCCAGGGCTATGTCGAGCGCGCGCGCCAGTCCATGGCCGTGCAGGTGCAGGCGATGCTGGACTTCGCGCGCGCGGGCAGCCACGTGTTCGACTACGGCAACAACATCCGCGCCCAGGCGCAGCTGGCGGGGCTCGACAACGCCTTCGACTTCCCCGGCTTCGTGCCCGCCTACATCCGCCCGCTCTTCTGCGAGGGCATGGGGCCCTTCCGCTGGGTGGCGCTCTCGGGAGACCCCGAGGACATCCGCCGCACGGACGAGGCGGTGCTGGAGCTCTTCCCGGAGAAGGCGTCGCTGCGCCGCTGGCTCACGCTGGCGCGCGAGCGCGTGGCGTTTCAGGGCCTGCCCGCGCGCATCTGCTGGCTGGGCTATGGCGAGCGCGCCCGGGCGGGCCTGCGCTTCAACGAGATGGTGCGCAAGGGCGAGCTCAAGGCCCCCATCGTCATCGGGAGGGATCACCTGGACTGCGGCTCGGTCGCCTCGCCCAACCGCGAGACGGAGGCCATGAAGGACGGCACGGACGCGGTGGCCGACTGGCCCATCCTCAACGCCCTGGTGAACGCGGTGAACGGGGCCTCGTGGGTGTCCTTCCACCACGGCGGGGGCGTGGGCATGGGCTACTCGCTGCACGCCGGCCAGGTCATCGTCGCCGACGGCACCCCCGAGGCCGCGCGCCGCATCGAGCGCGTGCTGACGTCCGACCCCGCCATGGGCGTGCTGCGCCACGCCGACGCGGGCTATTCCGAGGCCCACGAGACGGCGCGCACCCGCGGCGTGCGCATCCCCGGCCTCACCGAGTGA